GTTTACCCGTGATGACGATACGCCACTGGGATCAGTCAAGGCGCGTCTGGAGCAGGCCTGGCCGGATTCGCTGTCAGAAGGGCAACTGATTAAAGACGACGAAGGGCGCACACAGCTGAAGGCTATGCCGAAAGCAACGCGCTCTTCCATGTTCCCGGACCCGTGGCGCACCAACCCGGTTGGGCGCTTCTGGGATCGTTTGCGCGGTCGCGATGTGACACCGCGCTATCTGTCTCGCCTGACGAAAGAACAGCAGGCGTCCGAGCAGAAATGGCGTACCGTGGGCACTATTCGTCGTTATACCCTGCTGGTATTGACGCTGGCGCAAACCGTTGTTGCAACCTGGTATATGAAAACCATCCTGCCTTATCAGGGCTGGGCGATGATTAATCCTGCCGATATGGTGGGACAAAATCTGTGGGTTTCATTCATGCAGTTGCTGCCGTACATTCTGCAAAGTGGGATCCTCCTCCTCTTCGCGGTGTTGTTCTGCTGGGTCTCGGCCGGTTTCTGGACCGCGCTGATGGGCTTCCTGCAACTGCTGATGGGGCGTGACAAATACAGCATTTCGGCATCAACGGTCGGGGATGAAGCCTTAAATCCTGAGCACCGCACGGCGCTGATCATGCCTATCTGTAACGAAGACGTCGACCGTGTATTTGCGGGCCTGCGCGCCACTTGGGAGTCTGTGAAGGCGACCGGAAATGCGGCGCATTTCGACGTCTACATCCTGAGCGACAGCTACAACCCGGATATCTGCGTTGCCGAGCAGAAAGCGTGGATGGAACTGATCGCAGAAGTACAGGGCGAAGGGCAGATCTTCTACCGTCGTCGTCGCCGTCGTGTGAAGCGTAAAAGCGGTAACATCGATGACTTCTGCCGTCGCTGGGGGAATCAGTACAGCTACATGGTGGTACTGGACGCCGACTCCGTGATGACCGGTGACTGTTTGACCGGGCTGGTGCGTCTGATGGAAGCGAACCCGAACGCCGGGATCATCCAGTCATCGCCAAAAGCGTCTGGTATGGACACCTTGTACGCGCGCTGTCAGCAGTTTGCGACCCGCGTTTACGGGCCGCTGTTTACCGCCGGTCTGCACTTCTGGCAGCTGGGTGAATCTCACTACTGGGGTCACAACGCTATTATTCGTGTACAGCCGTTCATCGAACACTGTGCGCTGGCACCGCTGCCGGGCGAAGGTTCATTTGCCGGTTCCATTCTGTCCCACGACTTCGTGGAAGCCGCGCTGATGCGCCGTGCAGGCTGGGGGGTGTGGATTGCTTACGATCTGCCGGGTTCTTATGAAGAGCTGCCGCCGAACCTGCTGGACGAGTTAAAGCGCGATCGCCGCTGGTGTCACGGCAACCTGATGAACTTCCGTCTGTTCCTGGTAAAAGGGATGCACCCGGTTCACCGCGCCGTGTTCCTGACCGGGGTGATGTCGTATCTCTCAGCACCGCTCTGGTTTATGTTCCTGGCGCTGTCGACGGCATTGCAGGTCGTGCATGCTTTGACTGAACCACAGTACTTCCTGCAACCGCGGCAGCTGTTCCCGGTGTGGCCGCAATGGCGTCCTGAGCTGGCGATTGCGCTGTTCGCCTCGACCATGGTTCTGCTGTTCCTGCCTAAGCTGCTCAGCATCATTTTGATCTGGTGCAAAGGCTCGAAAGAGTTCGGTGGTTTCTGCCGCGTGACGCTTTCCCTGCTGCTCGAAGTGCTGTTCTCGGTACTTTTGGCTCCGGTGCGCATGTTGTTCCACACCGTGTTTGTGGTCAGCGCGTTCCTTGGATGGGAAGTGGTCTGGAACTCACCGCAGCGTGATGATGACTCAACGCCGTGGGGCGAAGCCTTTATGCGTCATGGTTCGCAAATGCTGCTGGGTCTGGTGTGGGCTGCAGGTATGGCGTGGCTGGATTTACGTTTCCTGTTCTGGCTGGCACCGATTGTGTTCTCGCTGATCCTGTCGCCGTTTGTCTCCGTTATCTCCAGTCGTTCTACGATGGGATTACGCACTAAACGCTGGAAACTGTTCCTAATCCCGGAAGAGTATTCCCCGCCGCAGGTGCTGGTGGATACCGATAAGTATCTGGAGATGAACCGCAATCGCTCGCTGGGTGATGGTTTTATTCACGCGGTCTTTAATCCGTCGTTTAACGCCTTAGCCACCGCAATGGCAACGGGCCGTCACCGCGCCAGCCAGGTGCTGGAGATCGCTCGCGATCGCCACATCGAACAAGCGCTGAATGAAACGCCGGAAAAACTGAACCGCGATCGCCGTCTGGTGCTGTTAAGCGATCCGGTGACCATGTCGCGTTTACATTACCGCGTCTGGTCCGCGCCGGAGAAATATTCGTCGTGGGTAAATTATTACTCGACGATAACGCTTAATCCGCAGGCCCTGAAGGCGAAGTAAGCAGAACGAAAATGAAAATACCGGCCAAGGCCGGTATTTTTTTACATGAGGTTTTAATGAGAATACTCATCGTGGTGATAATGGCGCTTATGCTGACCGGATGTGGCAGCATTATCAGCCGCACTATTCCTGGTCAGGGTCATGGCAACCAGTATTATCCCGGCGTGCAATGGGATGTCCGCGACTCCGCATGGCGCTACGTGACAATCCTCGATCTGCCATTTTCGCTGGTCTTCGATACGCTGTTGTTGCCCATCGATGCCCAGCACGGCCCATATGAATAGCGTGAATTAACGCTCATCCCACTCGTCCGCTGCGGTTTGCCCCTCTTCGGTATCCAGCGGTGGTTCAAGCTGAAACTCACCCTCGTCCCATTCGTGAAGGGTGTTTTCTTCAAGCCACTCCTGGCGCAGTTCGATCTCTTCATACTCACCATCGAAAACCGCCTGAGCGGCTTCACCGCTCAGCACCGGCAGACATTCTCCGTCTTCACCCTCGTCGGCGAAGAATTCGGCCTGCCACATAATATCGCCATCCTGCAGGACATATTTTTGGATATTGAGTTGCTGAATATCCGCATCTTCGGCTTCGACGCCAGAATT
Above is a window of Lelliottia jeotgali DNA encoding:
- a CDS encoding lipoprotein encodes the protein MKIPAKAGIFLHEVLMRILIVVIMALMLTGCGSIISRTIPGQGHGNQYYPGVQWDVRDSAWRYVTILDLPFSLVFDTLLLPIDAQHGPYE
- a CDS encoding Acidic protein msyB; the protein is MTMYATLEEAIDAAREEFLADNSGVEAEDADIQQLNIQKYVLQDGDIMWQAEFFADEGEDGECLPVLSGEAAQAVFDGEYEEIELRQEWLEENTLHEWDEGEFQLEPPLDTEEGQTAADEWDER
- a CDS encoding Glucans biosynthesis glucosyltransferase H, with protein sequence MNNTSEYIDAMPLTDIEKAALPKSDIRAVHTALDGDHHEFTRDDDTPLGSVKARLEQAWPDSLSEGQLIKDDEGRTQLKAMPKATRSSMFPDPWRTNPVGRFWDRLRGRDVTPRYLSRLTKEQQASEQKWRTVGTIRRYTLLVLTLAQTVVATWYMKTILPYQGWAMINPADMVGQNLWVSFMQLLPYILQSGILLLFAVLFCWVSAGFWTALMGFLQLLMGRDKYSISASTVGDEALNPEHRTALIMPICNEDVDRVFAGLRATWESVKATGNAAHFDVYILSDSYNPDICVAEQKAWMELIAEVQGEGQIFYRRRRRRVKRKSGNIDDFCRRWGNQYSYMVVLDADSVMTGDCLTGLVRLMEANPNAGIIQSSPKASGMDTLYARCQQFATRVYGPLFTAGLHFWQLGESHYWGHNAIIRVQPFIEHCALAPLPGEGSFAGSILSHDFVEAALMRRAGWGVWIAYDLPGSYEELPPNLLDELKRDRRWCHGNLMNFRLFLVKGMHPVHRAVFLTGVMSYLSAPLWFMFLALSTALQVVHALTEPQYFLQPRQLFPVWPQWRPELAIALFASTMVLLFLPKLLSIILIWCKGSKEFGGFCRVTLSLLLEVLFSVLLAPVRMLFHTVFVVSAFLGWEVVWNSPQRDDDSTPWGEAFMRHGSQMLLGLVWAAGMAWLDLRFLFWLAPIVFSLILSPFVSVISSRSTMGLRTKRWKLFLIPEEYSPPQVLVDTDKYLEMNRNRSLGDGFIHAVFNPSFNALATAMATGRHRASQVLEIARDRHIEQALNETPEKLNRDRRLVLLSDPVTMSRLHYRVWSAPEKYSSWVNYYSTITLNPQALKAK